AATTACTTCATTTTCTTCACTACCAAGCAAACCTTCTTCTCCTGCATGGGGATTTAATCCCAAAACTGCAATCTTTGGTCTTCTGATATTAAAATCTATTTCCAACGACTTGCTAAACATTTGTAAATTTCTAACAATATCATCGGTCTTTATATTTGCACTTACATCTTTTAATGGAATATGACCTGTTTGAACAGCAACCCTTAAAGTATCACTAACCATCAACATTAAATTATTATTAACTCCAAAAGCATCCATTAAAAATTCAGTATGTCCCGGATATTTAAATTTTTCGGATTGAATATTATTTTTATTAATTGGTGCAGTAACTAATGCATCTATTTTTTTTGCTTTTAATGCATTTGTTGCAACTTGTAATGAGTTGTATGCGTACTCTCCTCCAATTTCTGTAGATTTACCAACCTCTATTTTTATCTTGCTTTCCTGAGGTAAATCATAATACAAGTTTAACCGATTTGAGTTTAGCTTTTGTAGATTTCTTGTCGTATTGTAAGTTACATTTTTAAGATTCAACATCTTAATGTAATAATTCATTAAGTTTTTACTACAAAAAACAACAGCTGTACAATATTTATAAATTCTATTGTCTATAAAAGTTTTTAAAATTATTTCAGGACCTATACCGTTGATATCACCAACGCTAATGCCAATTAATGGCTTATCTTTTAAATTTATTTTATCTGTATTCATTTTATTAATTCAGTAATAGTTTATTGTTATTCTTCAATTCTGTTTTTTATAAATTCCGATAATAATCTTACACCAATACCAGTACCACCTTTTGCATTATAATTACTTCCTTTTGAATTATAGGCAGTTCCTGCAATATCAAGATGTACAAAATCATAATCAGTGAATCTTTCAAGAAAT
The sequence above is a segment of the Bacteroidota bacterium genome. Coding sequences within it:
- the pdxA gene encoding 4-hydroxythreonine-4-phosphate dehydrogenase PdxA — encoded protein: MNTDKINLKDKPLIGISVGDINGIGPEIILKTFIDNRIYKYCTAVVFCSKNLMNYYIKMLNLKNVTYNTTRNLQKLNSNRLNLYYDLPQESKIKIEVGKSTEIGGEYAYNSLQVATNALKAKKIDALVTAPINKNNIQSEKFKYPGHTEFLMDAFGVNNNLMLMVSDTLRVAVQTGHIPLKDVSANIKTDDIVRNLQMFSKSLEIDFNIRRPKIAVLGLNPHAGEEGLLGSEENEVIIPAINIAKEKGINALGPYPSDGFFGTELYNKFDGILAMYHDQGLIAFKILAFESGVNFTAGLPAIRTSPAHGTGFNIAGKGVADESSFREAIYRAIKIIKNRELYEELNENPLKSRIKLEREKE